Sequence from the Deltaproteobacteria bacterium genome:
GTTGCTGACGGCGTCGAGGCTGGCGGCCATCTTCGCCAGCAGCGCCGGGTTGCGGTAGGAGTTGCACAACACCAGCGCGCCCACCTTCAGCCGTTCGGTGAGCACGGCCGTGGCCGACATCACCGTCCACGCCTCGAGATGATCCATCTCGGGCATGCCGCGACTCCACATGTGATCGACGAACATGATCGAGTCATAGCCGAGCTGGTCGGCCAGTTGCGCGCGCGCCCGGATAACCGGGAACGGCACACCGACTTGCGGGAAGAACAACCCGAACTTCATTACCGCCACGCCGCCCGCCGTCGGCGAGCGCCGCGCGCCGGCCGCTCAGCCCCAGAAGCAGCGCCAGCGGTCGGCATCGATCTCTTTCAGGCAGCTGTCGAGCGAATCGACGAACTGGCCGTGGCCATTGCTCTGGTACGGCGCCCAACGGCCATTGGCCCGCTTCCAATACAGCCGCAGCATGTTGCCGTTCGGCCGCAGCCGCGCGATCGGTAATGACACCGGGCGCCCGTTCCATTCGCTGGTGTAGTGGTGAATGATGGTGAAGCCCGACGGCCCCGACTGCTGGACCTCGATGGTACCGTGGCCTCGCAAACGGGGTTCGAGCGCACGCCGCACATACGCTTCCGTAAAATCGGCCATGAGTTCATCCCCCTCGCGCCCCGCCGCCAAGCGGCGGACTTCATAAGTTAACCCCAACGCAAGTGCGCGCATCTAAACAGAATCGCCCGCGCTTGTCGAGGTGGGCAGCGCCCGCCGCGCCGGCCGTCGTTCAGCGGCGCCGGCCTGCTATCGCGCGAACGTAGAAAACCGCCCGGCCGTAGTTGACAAGGTCGCCGCAGTGGCGTCTATCCTCTGCGCAAAGGAGTCCGCGAGGTGAAAAAGAAGGTCGCTATCGTCGGCGCAACCGGTATTGCCGGGCAACAGTTCCTGACTGCTTTGGACGGTCACCCGTGGTTCGACGTCGTTGCCCTAGCGGCATCGGCGCGCTCGGCGGGCAAGCCCTACGGCGCAGCCATCCGCGATGCCGCCACCGGCGCGCGGCGCTGGTGGTGCAACGAGGAGCCGCCGGCGGCGATGCTGGAACTGCCGGTGCAAGAGGCGGCGGCGCTGAACCTCAACGGTATCGATCTGGTGTTCAGCGCAGTGGAGTCCGACGTGGCGCGCGAACTCGAGCCGCGTTACGCCGCCACCACCCCGGTGGTCAGCAACGCCTCGGCGTTCCGCTACGACAGCGACGTGCCGATCCTGGTGCCGGGCGTGAACTTCGCCCATGCCCGCTTGCTCGAGCTCCAGCGCCGGCAGCGCCACTGGCGCGGCTTCATCACCCCGCTACCCAACTGCACCACCATCGGCCTGGCGATTGCCCTCAAGCCGCTCTACGACGCTTTCGGCATCGCGCGCTGCATCATGACATCGATGCAGGGCATCTCCGGCGCCGGCCGCTCCCCGGGCGTGCTCGCACTCGACATCGTCGACAACGTCATCCCGTACATTCACGGGGAAGAAGAAAAAGTTGCCAAGGAGACCGGCAAGATCCTCGGCCAGCTCGGGGAGGGCGGCATTGCACCGGCACCATTTCCGGTAAGCGCGACCTGCACCCGTGCCGCCGTCATCGAAGGGCACACCGAATCGGTGACCATCGCCACCGAACGGCCCTACACGATCGAAGCGGCCAAGCAGGCAATGCGCCAGTTCGGCAGCGAGCTGGCACAGCTGGCGCTGCCGTCGGCGCCACAGCGCCTGATCGTCGTGCACGACGATCCCTTCCGCCCCCAACCGCGGCTCGATCGCGATGCCGACGGCGGCATGGCCACCAGCGTGGGCCGCCTGCGCGCCGACACCGCCCTCGACAACGGTCTGAAGTTCTTGTTGGTGTCGCACAACACCAAGATGGGCGCGGCTAAGGGCGCGGTGCTGGTGGCCGAGTATCTGGCCTCGGCCGGTTACCTCTGATCCGTGAGCGGCACCAGCGCCGCGGCACCATGGTGGGGCACCCCGACTCTTTGGAGTCTTCAGCTCGACCGCAGGCCGGCGAGACAGAGCTGGCGGCCGCGGCGGCAGTAACCCCGCTGCCGGCGCTCCTGCACGGGCCGCGCGTGCGCCTGCGGGCGTTGACGCTCGACGATGTTGAGGCCGTGTTCGCTTACGCCTCCGACCCCGAAGTCACTCGCTACGTCGAGTGGACACCACATCGCACGCAGCAGGAAGCCGCGCTCTACATCCAGCGCTGCAATCGCGCCGATCAGCGTCGTTCACAAACCTTCGGGGTCGAGCTGCTCGCCAGCCGGCGCGTCATCGGCGCCTTCGATCTGCGCATCGTCAGCCACGTCTGGCGCATCGGCGAGATCGGCTACACCATCGCGCGCTCGCACTGGGGCCAGGGCTACAACCTCGAGGCCGGGCAGCTGCTGATCGACTACGGCTTTCGCGCCCTCGGCCTGCGCCGCATTCAGGCCGTGTGCGACGTCGCCAACCGCCGCTCTTACCGCACCATGGAAAAGCTCGGCATGCGGCGTGAGTTCATCATCTACCGCGCACGCTACCAAGATGGCCGCCCGATCGATCGCTACCGCTACTCGATCCGGCGGCGCGAGTGGCAGCGCCACCCACTCTACCAGCACAACCAGAGCTAACGGTTCAGCCGCCGCGGCACCCAAGCGCAACATCCTTGTCGTACGCCTTGTTCATGCGCCGGCGGCCGTGCTGGTTTGGCGCCGCTTGAATCTACAACGCGCGGTTCACCACGGCGGTGGGCGCCGCTTTCATTCAGCACCGGAGGTGAGTTGCGACTGTGGCGGCAGCCACTAGCTAGCACCGCCGGCAGGTGGCCGATCGCTGCAAAAGCCTTTGACTCCCGGCACTAGGATGGTAGAAGCCACGGCATATGGCGGCGCCGCGAGGCAGCCTGTGGGAGTCGGTGTTCGATAACGGGGTGGACTCGCCCCCCCTGGCCGCCGACGCCACGGTGGTACAAGCCTACCTTGACGCCACCCGCAGCCTGATCGCCAAGCGGGCGCCTCTCACCGCCTTCCTCTTCATCTTCTTTGTCGGCAACGGTAGCTTACTGGAGTGGTGGTACTACGCCGATCGGCGGGAAACCTTGCTGGCGGTGTGCACCGCCGAGCTGGCGCTCTTGGCCGGTCATATGATCCTCGCCCGCTACCGGCCCGCGCGGATTTGGCCCGCTACGGTACTGGTTTACGTTGCCTTGGCGATCTGCATGAGCACTTATTTCGCCGCCAGCCATGGCAGTGCCGAGATGCTAGCCATCGGCTTGTCGCTGGCGCTCGGCGGCACCGGGGTGATGTTCCCCTGGGGGGCTCTGGGACAGGGGCTGTACGGGTTGGGCAGCTTGATCGCCTATGTCGGCGCGCTGGGAGGTGGCGCCACCTCCCAGCTCACTATGATGCACGACGTCTTTGCCTTGATCGCCGCCGCCTCCATCACCGCCCTCGGGGCCCACGTGCTCGACCGCCACCGCTGGCTCGTCTTCCGCAATGGCGCCGAGCTGCAGCGCGCCAACGCCCGGCAGCGGCAAGAGACCGCGATTTCCAACGCTCTGTTGAACCTGACCCAAGCATTGAACAACTCGCTGCGCGACCCGCAGGCAACCGCCGAACAACTAAACGAACAAACCCGCAGCGCCCTCGGCCTCGATTGGGCGATCACCGTACTGCTCGACGCGCAGCGCCAGGTCTATCGCACGGTTGCCGTCAGCGGCCCGTATCACGAGGTGTTCGATGAAGTCCGCACCCTCGAGGTGGCGAGCGGGACATTTCCTCTGCACCAGGCCGTACAACGCGAGGGTTTGGTCGAAATCACCGATCGCGAGCGACAGGATCTGCTGCCGCGCGGCCTGATGGAGCGCTGGCACGCACGCACGATGCTGGCGGCCCCGATTGCCCGCGCCGACCGCGTCGTCGGCGTTCTCATGGGCGGACACGTCGAAACCGGCGAAGACGGCAGCGGCAGCGCACCCCGCCATGCTTCGTTCACCGACACCCAGCGCCGCTTGCTCAAGAGCTTCGCCCAGCAGGCGGCCGTGGCGCTCGAAAACGCCCAGCTGATGGAAGCCGCGCGCGAGGCCAGCCGGATCAAGTCCGAATTCGTCGCCACCGTTTCGCACGAGTTGCGCACGCCGCTCAACGTGATCCTGGGCTACACCGATTTGCTGGTCGAACACGCCCTCGGCGCCCTCAGCCCCGAACAGCACGAAGCCTTGCTGCGGGTGCGTCTGCGCTCGTTACACCTGCTCGACTTGATTCAGGACATACTCGACGTCAATCGTATCGAGAGCGGCCGCGTGCCGGTGACGATCGAGGAATTCCCGGTCGCCGAGGTGCTCCAGAGCGTGTCCACCAATCTACCCGCGGCCTGGCGCAAGCCCGAGGTCCAGCTCGATTTCGGCGCGCCTCACGGCCATCTGGTCCTGCGCAGCGATCGCGCCAAGGTCGAGATGATCGTTCGCAACCTGGTGCACAACGCGCTGAAGTACACCGAGCGGGGCACGGTCAGCGTCAGCGTCGCCAGCCGCCCCGCGGCCCGCGCCCTCGAGTTCGTCGTGCGCGACACCGGGACAGGTATCGCCCAGGAGGAGCTGCCGCGCATTTTCGATATGTTCCATCAGGTCAACGGCTCGGCTCGGCTGCTCGAGAACGGCGGCGTCGGGCTCGGGCTCTACATCGTACGCCGGCTCATCGACGCACTCGGCGGCACCATCGCCGTGCACAGCGAGGTCGGGCGCGGCTCGCAGTTCACGGTCTCGCTGCCGCTGGAACCAACGCCGGTCGTGGCACTGCGCGAAGCCACACAGTGACCAGAGCTCGGAGCCTCAGATCATGCGGGCAACTCGGGCGGCGTCGCTGATTGCACCGTCGATATAGCCGACACCCCGGCAATCGCCGAGCAGGTGCACTTCAACGCCGAGGCCGCTGAGGCTGTCGGCCAAGCCGCGGTTCTCAACCACGCCGGTGGCCACGATGACGTTATCCGCCGCCGCGGTGTGGCGCTCAACCCCGCGGCGGTAGGCCACGCCGGCGGCGGTGATCTCCTCCACTGCTGCGCCGGTCAACAAGGTCGCGCCGTGCTGGCGCAGCTCGTAGAGCGCGCGCCAACGGCGCGGCAGCGCCATCTCGGTGGCAAGCGTGCCCTGCTCTTCGAGCACCGTGACCACGCGCCCGCGCTCGATCAGGAACTCGGCTAGCTCGATGCCCACCAGTCCGCCGCCGATGATGACGATCCGCTTGCCCAGCGGCATCCAGTGACGGGTAAGCTCGCGGGTGAGCGCGATGCGGTCGGTGACCCCCAACAGGCCACCCATCTTCAACAGCGCGCGCTGCGCCAAGGAGAGTTTCTCGACCGCGGCACTTTGGTCGGCGCCGGTCATCAGATTGCGCAGGTCGTCGCCGCTGAGCACGTTGGGTCGATCCACCCCCGGGATCGGCGGCGGCTGCCGGCGGGCACCCACCGCCACCAGCACCACCTCGGGTTGTAGTTCCCGCACCAGCGCCGCATTCACTTCCTGGCCCAGCCGCAGCTCGATGGGGAGTTGGCGCACCTGCCGCTCCAGGTACTCGACCAGCTTGCCGTTGACCTCGTAGACCAGCGAGGAGAAGACCGCGGTACCGCCCAGTCGTTCGCTCTTCTCACACAAAGTCACGTGGTGGCCGCGGAGCGCGGCCACGCGCGCGGCTTCCATGCCGGCCGGGCCGCCGCCGGCAATCAGCACGGGGCGCGGCTTGGCCGCGGCCGTGATCTCGAACTCGGCCTCGCGCCCGCTGGCGGGATTGACGGCGCAGCGGCTGGGCTGGTTGAGGTAGATCTGCGCCACGCAGGTGTAACAATAGATGCACGGGCGGACGTCGCCCGGGCGGCCCTCGGCGAGTTTCGCGGGCAGCTCCGGATCGGCGAGCAGCTTGCGGCCCATGGCGATGAAGTCGGCCTTGCCGCTGGCGATGAGGTCATCGGCTTCCGCGGGTTCGATGCGGCCGACAGCGATCACGGGGATGCGCACCCGCTGCTTGATGCGGTGAGCGAAGTCGACGAAGCCGCAGGGCTGGTGCACCAGCGGCGCATCGGTGAAGGCTACGCCCGAGGTCGGGTCGGCGTAAGCGCTGACGTGGATCGCGTCGGCGCCGGCGGCCTCGGCCATTTCCGCCGTCTGCTGGGCATCGGCCAAGGTGATGCCGCCGTCAATGCGAAACTCGGTGGCATCGAGGCGGCACCAGACGGTGAAATCCTTGCCGGTACGCTGTTTCACCGCCCGCAGCACTTCGACCAACAAGCGGGCGCGATTGGCAAGCGGCCCGCCGTACTCGTCGGTGCGGTGGTTGCTGGCGGGCGACAGAAAGGCGGAGATGAGATAGCCGTGAGCGGCGTGAATCTCGACGGCGTCGAAGCCGGCGCGGCGCGCGCGCTCGCTGGCGTCGGCAAACATCGCGATCAACTGCTCGATGTCGGCTTTGGTCATCTCGTGGAAGCTGATGCCCGCGCCCGGCTGCGCCAAGTAGCCGGTGACGCCCTGGATCTCTTCCATCGTCAAGTCGTCGAGCAGATCGCCGCCCTTCATCGGCAGATCTGAGGGCACCCACATCGGCCGGCCCGCAGCCATGTCCTGCGTTGCCACCTTGCCGGCGTGCTGCAGCTGAATGCCGATCTTGGCTCCGTGCGCGTGCACCCGAGCGGTCAGGCGCTGCAGACCCGGCAAGAAGACGTCGTCGGAGACCGCGACTTGGTGTGGAATACACGAGCCGGCCGGGTAGGCGATGGCGCCGACGCCGACGATGATCAGCCCGGCCCCACCCTTGGCGCGCTCCTCGTAGTAGCGCGTGATGCGCTCGCCGACGTGCCCATCCGCCTCGGCGAGGTTAGAGCCCATCGGGGTCATAAAGATTCGGTTGCGCACCGAGAGCGAGCCGATGCGCCCGGGTGAGAGCAGGTGTTTGAACGAACTCGAATTCGCCATGGGCCGCCTTTCGCGGCCGTGCATTCGCAGGCGGGCCGCCGGCTGTCAAGCTGGCTAGTCCAAGACCCAGCTTCGGGAAATCCGTCGGGTGAGCCGCCCCGGAGCGAGGCGACAAGAAGCGTGGGCTCCGACCGTGTTCGGGGCCAGCGTCTCGACCGGGGTGAGCAACAAGCGCGCACCGTCGCTGCTCAGCGAGCACCCGACCGGCAGGCTGGAAGCCTGTGCCACCACCTCCACCTGACTGCTGCGACCTGAACATTGACAGCCGTGCGGAGATGTAGCGGTAAAATACGGGCATCAATA
This genomic interval carries:
- a CDS encoding DUF3024 domain-containing protein; translated protein: MAAGREGDELMADFTEAYVRRALEPRLRGHGTIEVQQSGPSGFTIIHHYTSEWNGRPVSLPIARLRPNGNMLRLYWKRANGRWAPYQSNGHGQFVDSLDSCLKEIDADRWRCFWG
- the asd gene encoding aspartate-semialdehyde dehydrogenase, with protein sequence MKKKVAIVGATGIAGQQFLTALDGHPWFDVVALAASARSAGKPYGAAIRDAATGARRWWCNEEPPAAMLELPVQEAAALNLNGIDLVFSAVESDVARELEPRYAATTPVVSNASAFRYDSDVPILVPGVNFAHARLLELQRRQRHWRGFITPLPNCTTIGLAIALKPLYDAFGIARCIMTSMQGISGAGRSPGVLALDIVDNVIPYIHGEEEKVAKETGKILGQLGEGGIAPAPFPVSATCTRAAVIEGHTESVTIATERPYTIEAAKQAMRQFGSELAQLALPSAPQRLIVVHDDPFRPQPRLDRDADGGMATSVGRLRADTALDNGLKFLLVSHNTKMGAAKGAVLVAEYLASAGYL
- a CDS encoding GNAT family N-acetyltransferase; translation: MVGHPDSLESSARPQAGETELAAAAAVTPLPALLHGPRVRLRALTLDDVEAVFAYASDPEVTRYVEWTPHRTQQEAALYIQRCNRADQRRSQTFGVELLASRRVIGAFDLRIVSHVWRIGEIGYTIARSHWGQGYNLEAGQLLIDYGFRALGLRRIQAVCDVANRRSYRTMEKLGMRREFIIYRARYQDGRPIDRYRYSIRRREWQRHPLYQHNQS
- a CDS encoding GAF domain-containing sensor histidine kinase; the encoded protein is MAAPRGSLWESVFDNGVDSPPLAADATVVQAYLDATRSLIAKRAPLTAFLFIFFVGNGSLLEWWYYADRRETLLAVCTAELALLAGHMILARYRPARIWPATVLVYVALAICMSTYFAASHGSAEMLAIGLSLALGGTGVMFPWGALGQGLYGLGSLIAYVGALGGGATSQLTMMHDVFALIAAASITALGAHVLDRHRWLVFRNGAELQRANARQRQETAISNALLNLTQALNNSLRDPQATAEQLNEQTRSALGLDWAITVLLDAQRQVYRTVAVSGPYHEVFDEVRTLEVASGTFPLHQAVQREGLVEITDRERQDLLPRGLMERWHARTMLAAPIARADRVVGVLMGGHVETGEDGSGSAPRHASFTDTQRRLLKSFAQQAAVALENAQLMEAAREASRIKSEFVATVSHELRTPLNVILGYTDLLVEHALGALSPEQHEALLRVRLRSLHLLDLIQDILDVNRIESGRVPVTIEEFPVAEVLQSVSTNLPAAWRKPEVQLDFGAPHGHLVLRSDRAKVEMIVRNLVHNALKYTERGTVSVSVASRPAARALEFVVRDTGTGIAQEELPRIFDMFHQVNGSARLLENGGVGLGLYIVRRLIDALGGTIAVHSEVGRGSQFTVSLPLEPTPVVALREATQ
- a CDS encoding FAD-dependent oxidoreductase, translated to MANSSSFKHLLSPGRIGSLSVRNRIFMTPMGSNLAEADGHVGERITRYYEERAKGGAGLIIVGVGAIAYPAGSCIPHQVAVSDDVFLPGLQRLTARVHAHGAKIGIQLQHAGKVATQDMAAGRPMWVPSDLPMKGGDLLDDLTMEEIQGVTGYLAQPGAGISFHEMTKADIEQLIAMFADASERARRAGFDAVEIHAAHGYLISAFLSPASNHRTDEYGGPLANRARLLVEVLRAVKQRTGKDFTVWCRLDATEFRIDGGITLADAQQTAEMAEAAGADAIHVSAYADPTSGVAFTDAPLVHQPCGFVDFAHRIKQRVRIPVIAVGRIEPAEADDLIASGKADFIAMGRKLLADPELPAKLAEGRPGDVRPCIYCYTCVAQIYLNQPSRCAVNPASGREAEFEITAAAKPRPVLIAGGGPAGMEAARVAALRGHHVTLCEKSERLGGTAVFSSLVYEVNGKLVEYLERQVRQLPIELRLGQEVNAALVRELQPEVVLVAVGARRQPPPIPGVDRPNVLSGDDLRNLMTGADQSAAVEKLSLAQRALLKMGGLLGVTDRIALTRELTRHWMPLGKRIVIIGGGLVGIELAEFLIERGRVVTVLEEQGTLATEMALPRRWRALYELRQHGATLLTGAAVEEITAAGVAYRRGVERHTAAADNVIVATGVVENRGLADSLSGLGVEVHLLGDCRGVGYIDGAISDAARVARMI